The window GTCTGAAGCTGAGTCCGAGTAAGAAAATTATTCCAACATAAATCTGCAAAACAAGCCTAGAAGCCAAGGATGTGTGCTGATCCTCAAACAAAATCCTAAGCTACCAACATTTGTTTTTTTAGCAACAGAAATACCAACTTCACTATATACAGTACATTCCTAAGCGTTGCATGTCATGCAACTAACCTTTCCCAAAGAAAGAAAACAGAGTAGGCTGTTTGTCACCAGCCCCTTTAGCTTTTTTTTGAGATGGGCTTACGTGCTTGTTAGCCCCCTTAGCAAGAGGCCTTGCATTACCTGAGAGCTCCTCATAGTCTCTCTTGGTTCCAGAATCCCCACTTCCCTCCTGGGGCAGAACAGAAACATTTGGTTTAATATCCTCAGACTCCTCTTTCAAGCCTTTCGCCTTATCACTGGCAACACTACCTACTTTTCCAGGTGGATTTCCGGTTTGACCAGTCAATGACTGTTTACAACCTGACTCATCAAAGTCTTGCTCAACTTTTATGTCTGTGGTCCCAGCAGAAGCAAAAACCTCCGGTTTGTCTGGGGAACGCTGATCGCCTACATGGTCTGATTCAGGTTCCTGCTTCAAGCTCTCTGCCTGATCAGTATTCAAGGACTCTTCCTCTGCTTTGATATGAGGCTTCTGCTCCTTTAggtctttttctcctttctttgagAAAAATTGTGATATCGATCTGGTCTCAGTAGCCTTGAGTTGCAACTGCAGGTTTAAGTGTAAACAATAGGCAGTTATTAATTAATCATCACCTACGTATCTCCTACGGTTCATGAACCATATAAAACGAAAGAGCGTGGAATGACTGAGATATTATTCAGACTTAGCATCTAATAGGGTATAAAAGGGGGTGAGCGGGAATAATTAGTGTCTCAAGGACAGAGTACGGACATGGATGTAAAGTGATCAACCATCTGGAAAAGAAGCATGCTCGTATTATATGACCAGCTATCATCTGTGCTTTACACAAATGAACTAGATACGGAAAGTCAGATGCCCGTTATTGATTCTATGACCTATCATCTTTGCTTTAAAACAATTAACTGCCATCAATGTCCATTGGAAGTGGTCTCTTTTAAGAATATTATCAATAATTAAcactgaatatatatatatatatatatatatatatatatatatatatatatatatatatatatatatacatatatatatagagagagagagagattaagAGGTTGTCCATTTATTATTTGATTCCACATTAAAAGGCTACACGCAAACTTGCCGATGATGCTGTGAAACCATATGATTGAGAAGGAGAAGAAAagcttaaaaagaaaaagaaaagttatTTGAGACTTAGCGACTGGTTATTATACAAAGGAAACTTAAGCACAGATGGGTTTGAAGATGCTGGTGAGTTGACAATTTGAAAAGACACATCTGTGATGAGCATTATAGATTTATtcaagctcaagcactatgttccctttttttgttttatataacTGAGAAATCTGTTATCACTTATCTCCCATCTTCAAAACTTGGTGAACAATAGGTAACTGCTTTTAAACTTTATCACTTAATGACTAAACTTGGTTCACCATATAGGATTTGGACTCGTGGCATACGCCTACCACAAATCCCAAGTTGTACTACCTTTGTTATTTTACCAAAGGCCTGGGGGCATCCAGGCACTATGTTCTCTTGCATACATATAGGGTTTGATAAGTTAGGTTTATCATAAGCTCTTAGCTGATCTAGGTTGGCTCATAACATGAAATGTATGAAAAACAACAAAGCAATTAATACCTCTTTGATGCACTCCGGTCCATCAAAAGAAGTCTTACCCATTGCAGGTGTCACAGGGTACCAAGCCTGCAATAAAGACAGTTTTAGAAGATGTCGAGTtcacaaattttattttattttttataagtcGAGTTCTCGACACTCTTTTCTTCCTAAAGATTGATTGTTTAGAAATATCACCAAATCTGACTCTTCATATGGTTTCAATAGCATGTCAATGTTGGATGACGGAGAACTACTTAACCACATATCAGCCGCATCCTTGTTTCCGAAAATGACAGGCATCCTGtctaaaatacaaaattttaagtGTTATTCAAAGCAGAAATATAACAAATAGAATCTGGCTTCAAATCAAACTGCTAGGTCTCAAAAGTCAAAGACGGTCATATAGATAAGACAAATGGGAAGAGACTCCTTGGCATGCAATAAAAGTCAGTATCTTCACAATTTGGAAAAGGAAGTTGCAACAAGTCatcttcaaaaaaaaattgaacattCGTTTCCACTTAAATTATTCTCCAATCTCTCACCCGAAAATATGATGCTAGCCAGCTAGAAAGGGCACATACTCGGTTTGAGAAAACTTATTTTTCCACATATCCCTGATATGACTTTGAGATAAagatttcttttttcctttgtgaAACAAGAGATAGAACTTGTCTTGAATCAGTGATTAATAATCGAGACAGACTCCTTATATAGGAATCTTCTGCTAGTTATGGCATATCCCCCATAAATAAACATGTTTGTATTGTCTATTCACATGCTACCCCTACCAACCTGTAAAATCCTTCTGTTAAAAAGTGAGAGTCAACATGTCCATTTAGTTCGTTAAACTCCCATCAACCCAGTGATTTTAGGTGTCTAGCATCCTAAGTCAATGATGCCACACCAGACATTTCAGAGGGCAAAGCACTAACTACTATATAGCAATGTTCTTGATCAAACATCTGTAACAGTCTAAAAAACTTTTTCAAGGCAGGCTCCTTTAATtaaatctcattcctttctcacATCCACAACCGCAGCTCCAACCATGGAGCTAGggaaaataaaaacagaaattaCGGTCATATAAGTTGTAATTCACCGTCTCCATTCCTTTGTATGCAGCAATACAGTTCCCTGAATATATCACAATATGTTTTATACAATAGTACAATTAACAATTTCCCAAATTTTAATTCATTAAACAAATCAAATATATCCCACCGTGTTATGGTTCGCTCGATCATATTAAATTTGTAAGTCAATATTCTTTTTATCAACTAGTTTGTATGCATGTTAATTTTT is drawn from Nicotiana tabacum cultivar K326 chromosome 22, ASM71507v2, whole genome shotgun sequence and contains these coding sequences:
- the LOC107774706 gene encoding uncharacterized protein LOC107774706 isoform X1 codes for the protein MCGRARCTLRADDFPRACQLEGRRVRHVDMNRYRPSYNVAPGFNVPVVRREDESNDEGVVLHCMKWGLVPSFTKKTEKPDHYKMFNARSESIKEKASFRRLVPKNRCLVAVEGIAEFVPIAMSMVLSDAIFFRFYEWKKDGSKKQPYYIHFKDARPLVFAALFDSWKNPEGEVLYTFTILTTSVSSSLEWLHDRMPVIFGNKDAADMWLSSSPSSNIDMLLKPYEESDLAWYPVTPAMGKTSFDGPECIKELQLKATETRSISQFFSKKGEKDLKEQKPHIKAEEESLNTDQAESLKQEPESDHVGDQRSPDKPEVFASAGTTDIKVEQDFDESGCKQSLTGQTGNPPGKVGSVASDKAKGLKEESEDIKPNVSVLPQEGSGDSGTKRDYEELSGNARPLAKGANKHVSPSQKKAKGAGDKQPTLFSFFGKG
- the LOC107774706 gene encoding uncharacterized protein LOC107774706 isoform X2; translation: MCGRARCTLRADDFPRACQLEGRRVRHVDMNRYRPSYNVAPGFNVPVVRREDESNDEGVVLHCMKWGLVPSFTKKTEKPDHYKMFNARSESIKEKASFRRLVPKNRCLVAVEGFYEWKKDGSKKQPYYIHFKDARPLVFAALFDSWKNPEGEVLYTFTILTTSVSSSLEWLHDRMPVIFGNKDAADMWLSSSPSSNIDMLLKPYEESDLAWYPVTPAMGKTSFDGPECIKELQLKATETRSISQFFSKKGEKDLKEQKPHIKAEEESLNTDQAESLKQEPESDHVGDQRSPDKPEVFASAGTTDIKVEQDFDESGCKQSLTGQTGNPPGKVGSVASDKAKGLKEESEDIKPNVSVLPQEGSGDSGTKRDYEELSGNARPLAKGANKHVSPSQKKAKGAGDKQPTLFSFFGKG